Sequence from the Equus quagga isolate Etosha38 chromosome 15, UCLA_HA_Equagga_1.0, whole genome shotgun sequence genome:
CAGCTACCTGGACTCCATCTTTAGCCACCGCATCCGCAACTTCACCGAGGCCCATGTGGGCATCTTGCAGGTGCCCTTCCTGGCCCAGTACCCGGACTTCTTGGCTGCTGGCATTGTACTTTTGGCCTCCACATTCATCTCCTGCGGAGCCCGCATCTCTTCCTGGGTCAACCACACCTTCTCTGCCATCAGCCTGGCCatcatcctcttcatcatcatcctggGGTTTGTCCTGGCCCGCCCACACAACTGGAGCGCTGAGGAGGGCGGCTTTGCGCCCTTTGGCTTCTCTGGCATCATGACTGGCACTGCCACCTGCTTCTACGCCTTTGTGGGCTTTGATGTCATTGCTGCCTCCAGCGAGGAGGCCCGGAACCCGAAGCGAGCAGTGCCTATGGCCATCGCCATCTCACTTGGCCTGGCGGCTGGTGCTTATATCCTCGTCTCCACTGTGCTCACCCTCATGGTGCCCTGGCACAGCCTGGACCCTAACTCAGCACTCGCTGATGCCTTCTACCAGCGAGGCTATAGCTGGGCGGGCTTCATCGTGGCGGCTGGCTCCATCTGCGGTAAGGGGCCTTCTGGACAATGAGGGAGGGAACAGGGTGGTGGGGCCCTGCCCTAAGCCTCCAGGGAGCACATCTCCATCTGGGCCTGTGCTCCCAGTTGCATCCTGGGCCCAGGAAGGTGCTAATGATTAGACTCTCCACCCAGGCTTGTGGGAGGGACCTACTCACCGCCCCTCCCAGTTGTACACAGAATGTCAGTTCTGGGCATGTGCTTCCAgatccttccaggcagagggactcaGCCCCCATCAGATTCTCCAGTGGGTCTGTCACCTCAACTGGGGTGTCCCATTCCTGGGTGGTGAGGGGGAACAATCCCGCACCCACATACACTCAGGCTCACTCTCAGAGCCCAGAAAACTCATGCCCATGTTCCCAAGGGGCCACCCAtgccctggcccccagcagcaGCCCTTGGTGGGCCTGCCCACCACGCCgacctctctcccaccctctgtcACAGCCATGAACACTGTCCTGCTCACCGCCCTCTTTTCCCTGCCTCGCATCATCTATGCCATGGCCGTCGACGGGCTCTTCTTCCGTGTGTTTGCCTACGTGCACCCCCGGACCCAGGTGCCTGTGGTGGGCATCCTGGTGTTTGGGGCCCTCATGGCTttcctggtgctgctgctggaCCTTGAGGCACTGGTCCAGTTTCTGTCCATCGGCACACTGATGGCCTACACCTTCGTGGCCACGAGCATTATTGTGCTACGCTTCCAAAAGGCCCCTCCAGTCAGTTCCCTgggcccagccagccctggccccatggccaaggaGTACAACTCCTTCTCAGACCACATACAACTGGTGGGCACAGAGCCAGCCTCAGCCCCTGAGCCCGGGCAGCTGCGACCAGCCCTGAGGCCCTACCTCGGCTTCCTGGGTGGGTGCAGACCCGGAGCCGCCGTGGCTTGGGCACTTGGTGTCCTGGTGGCCTCGGCCATCACCCTGGGCTGTGTGCTGGTCTTCGGGGACTCGGCCCTGCAACTCCCGCCCTGGGGCtacaccctgctgctcctgctcagctccgccacgtttctgctcagtctcctcgtcCTGGGGGCCCACCAGCAACAGCGCCGGCAGGACACC
This genomic interval carries:
- the LOC124226670 gene encoding cationic amino acid transporter 4-like isoform X1 is translated as MARGGLRGRQGAHLRAAAQMEALGAGPRRGRAQVQEAALQKLALRPKKALSAQEMDPDELRRRRTAPSTQRVQSPVALLTLHVAPLAVLQMLRPCAEQRLPSEPQPPAAVSAPIERARDERCQQLAWCLSQPPTMAQELPSTASLARFCQKLNRLKPLEYTMETSLRRCLTTLDLTLLGVGCMVGSGLYVLTGTVAKEMAGPAVLMSFGVAAVASLLAALCYAEFGARVPRTGSAYLFTYVSIGELWAFLIGWDVLLEYLIGGAATARAWSSYLDSIFSHRIRNFTEAHVGILQVPFLAQYPDFLAAGIVLLASTFISCGARISSWVNHTFSAISLAIILFIIILGFVLARPHNWSAEEGGFAPFGFSGIMTGTATCFYAFVGFDVIAASSEEARNPKRAVPMAIAISLGLAAGAYILVSTVLTLMVPWHSLDPNSALADAFYQRGYSWAGFIVAAGSICAMNTVLLTALFSLPRIIYAMAVDGLFFRVFAYVHPRTQVPVVGILVFGALMAFLVLLLDLEALVQFLSIGTLMAYTFVATSIIVLRFQKAPPVSSLGPASPGPMAKEYNSFSDHIQLVGTEPASAPEPGQLRPALRPYLGFLGGCRPGAAVAWALGVLVASAITLGCVLVFGDSALQLPPWGYTLLLLLSSATFLLSLLVLGAHQQQRRQDTFQVPMAPLTPALSILLNVILMLKLSYLTWLRFSIWLLIGLVVYFGYGIWHSKENQRERSELTATHYVVYPSSSLEATVQAVQPPSQAPAKEPGHTEQPTSP
- the LOC124226670 gene encoding cationic amino acid transporter 4-like isoform X5; amino-acid sequence: MAQELPSTASLARFCQKLNRLKPLEYTMETSLRRCLTTLDLTLLGVGCMVGSGLYVLTGTVAKEMAGPAVLMSFGVAAVASLLAALCYAEFGARVPRTGSAYLFTYVSIGELWAFLIGWDVLLEYLIGGAATARAWSSYLDSIFSHRIRNFTEAHVGILQVPFLAQYPDFLAAGIVLLASTFISCGARISSWVNHTFSAISLAIILFIIILGFVLARPHNWSAEEGGFAPFGFSGIMTGTATCFYAFVGFDVIAASSEEARNPKRAVPMAIAISLGLAAGAYILVSTVLTLMVPWHSLDPNSALADAFYQRGYSWAGFIVAAGSICAMNTVLLTALFSLPRIIYAMAVDGLFFRVFAYVHPRTQVPVVGILVFGALMAFLVLLLDLEALVQFLSIGTLMAYTFVATSIIVLRFQKAPPVSSLGPASPGPMAKEYNSFSDHIQLVGTEPASAPEPGQLRPALRPYLGFLGGCRPGAAVAWALGVLVASAITLGCVLVFGDSALQLPPWGYTLLLLLSSATFLLSLLVLGAHQQQRRQDTFQVPMAPLTPALSILLNVILMLKLSYLTWLRFSIWLLIGLVVYFGYGIWHSKENQRERSELTATHYVVYPSSSLEATVQAVQPPSQAPAKEPGHTEQPTSP
- the LOC124226670 gene encoding cationic amino acid transporter 4-like isoform X2 — encoded protein: MARGGLRGRQGAHLRAAAQMEALGAGPRRGRAQVQEAALQKLALRPKKALSAQEMDPDELRRRRTAPSTQRVQCQQLAWCLSQPPTMAQELPSTASLARFCQKLNRLKPLEYTMETSLRRCLTTLDLTLLGVGCMVGSGLYVLTGTVAKEMAGPAVLMSFGVAAVASLLAALCYAEFGARVPRTGSAYLFTYVSIGELWAFLIGWDVLLEYLIGGAATARAWSSYLDSIFSHRIRNFTEAHVGILQVPFLAQYPDFLAAGIVLLASTFISCGARISSWVNHTFSAISLAIILFIIILGFVLARPHNWSAEEGGFAPFGFSGIMTGTATCFYAFVGFDVIAASSEEARNPKRAVPMAIAISLGLAAGAYILVSTVLTLMVPWHSLDPNSALADAFYQRGYSWAGFIVAAGSICAMNTVLLTALFSLPRIIYAMAVDGLFFRVFAYVHPRTQVPVVGILVFGALMAFLVLLLDLEALVQFLSIGTLMAYTFVATSIIVLRFQKAPPVSSLGPASPGPMAKEYNSFSDHIQLVGTEPASAPEPGQLRPALRPYLGFLGGCRPGAAVAWALGVLVASAITLGCVLVFGDSALQLPPWGYTLLLLLSSATFLLSLLVLGAHQQQRRQDTFQVPMAPLTPALSILLNVILMLKLSYLTWLRFSIWLLIGLVVYFGYGIWHSKENQRERSELTATHYVVYPSSSLEATVQAVQPPSQAPAKEPGHTEQPTSP
- the LOC124226670 gene encoding cationic amino acid transporter 4-like isoform X4; its protein translation is MLRPCAEQRLPSEPQPPAAVSAPIERARDERCQQLAWCLSQPPTMAQELPSTASLARFCQKLNRLKPLEYTMETSLRRCLTTLDLTLLGVGCMVGSGLYVLTGTVAKEMAGPAVLMSFGVAAVASLLAALCYAEFGARVPRTGSAYLFTYVSIGELWAFLIGWDVLLEYLIGGAATARAWSSYLDSIFSHRIRNFTEAHVGILQVPFLAQYPDFLAAGIVLLASTFISCGARISSWVNHTFSAISLAIILFIIILGFVLARPHNWSAEEGGFAPFGFSGIMTGTATCFYAFVGFDVIAASSEEARNPKRAVPMAIAISLGLAAGAYILVSTVLTLMVPWHSLDPNSALADAFYQRGYSWAGFIVAAGSICAMNTVLLTALFSLPRIIYAMAVDGLFFRVFAYVHPRTQVPVVGILVFGALMAFLVLLLDLEALVQFLSIGTLMAYTFVATSIIVLRFQKAPPVSSLGPASPGPMAKEYNSFSDHIQLVGTEPASAPEPGQLRPALRPYLGFLGGCRPGAAVAWALGVLVASAITLGCVLVFGDSALQLPPWGYTLLLLLSSATFLLSLLVLGAHQQQRRQDTFQVPMAPLTPALSILLNVILMLKLSYLTWLRFSIWLLIGLVVYFGYGIWHSKENQRERSELTATHYVVYPSSSLEATVQAVQPPSQAPAKEPGHTEQPTSP